The following are encoded in a window of Podospora pseudoanserina strain CBS 124.78 chromosome 6, whole genome shotgun sequence genomic DNA:
- a CDS encoding hypothetical protein (EggNog:ENOG503PYGZ) — protein sequence MMFKPSTVLYALLGLATFGNAAAVPAEDTTAAAPLEKRVWLSNFDMQALCRQQVHNAASAIRKGNKCQDWRCIYNNVEYHANMALYCSNKHGTQAYAACGGGTVWDWQCHDRN from the coding sequence ATGATGTTCAAGCCCTCCACCGTTCTCTACgcccttctcggcctcgccaCCTTTGGCAACGCCGCTGCCGTCCCTGCCGAGGacaccaccgctgccgccccCCTCGAGAAGCGCGTCTGGCTCAGCAACTTTGACATGCAGGCTCTCTGCAGGCAGCAAGTCCACAACGCCGCGTCTGCCATTCGCAAGGGCAACAAGTGCCAGGATTGGAGGTGCATCTACAACAACGTGGAATATCATGCCAACATGGCACTGTACTGCTCCAACAAACACGGTACTCAGGCGTATGCTGCCTGCGGTGGTGGCACCGTCTGGGATTGGCAGTGCCACGATCGCAACTAA
- a CDS encoding hypothetical protein (EggNog:ENOG503NZ3W), with the protein MDRLLARKKSSSNLSRKRSNSEAEGGEECTALNGEQPTPYGTLFDDQIFIHACCNLEDKNEARIIQDISRFIVPSAESLALRNKNHKCLVKSVNEGWNNSIPFTTTRPQPDYSVGFERDAFTEEQLAKPSPFIGDFIPGDLSFFEATYYMYFPFLTCEVTCGAAALDITDRQNAHRMTLEVRAIVELFRAVEREDEVNRKTLAFSVSHDHQSVRIYGHFPVITGKDTEYYRYPIRKFNFTELDGKERWTAYQFTKNVYDT; encoded by the exons ATGGACCGTCTTCTTGCGCGGAAGAAATCCTCGTCCAATCTGTCTCGGAAGCGATCGAACTCTG AAgccgaaggaggagaagagtgCACC GCACTTAATGGCGAGCAGCCAACTCCTTACGGAACCCTCTTCGACGACCAAATCTTTATACATGCTTGTTGCAACCTCGAGGATAAGAATGAGGCGAGGATTATTCAAGACATTTCACGGTTTATCGTCCCTTCGGCAGAATCGCTTGCGCTCCGGAACAAGAACCATAAATGCCTTGTTAAAAGCGTTAACGAAGGGTGGAACAACTCGATCCCTTTTACCACTACCCGTCCACAGCCTGACTACTCCGTTGGGTTTGAGCGAGACGCATTTACCGAGGAGCAACTCGCTAAACCATCACCCTTTATCGGCGACTTTATTCCCGGGGACCTGTCCTTCTTTGAGGCCACCTACTATATGTACTTCCCGTTCCTAACCTGCGAGGTGACGTGTGGCGCCGCGGCGCTCGACATTACAGACCGGCAGAACGCCCACAGGATGACCCTTGAGGTACGGGCCATCGTCGAACTCTTTCGTGCTGTCGAgcgcgaggatgaggttaACCGGAAgaccctcgccttctccgtCTCGCACGACCACCAGTCAGTACGGATCTACGGCCATTTCCCAGTGATAACCGGGAAAGATACTGAGTATTACCGGTACCCAATCCGAAAATTCAACTTCACAGAGCTGGACGGCAAGGAGAGATGGACAGCGTACCAATTCACCAAGAATGTTTACGACACATAG
- a CDS encoding hypothetical protein (EggNog:ENOG503PGM1) → MEVYYGINTENRDNTIWSTERLYLRLLETFPEFVHDFQAKWNDWHQAISADDSSTWSSVASFTALTALGPQIISLVVYQLALDQNDKTAVHLYLALGPDSSYLLDVLENENSPGLQILRASFDRNRAVRKTLADWAEYCERVSHHSSSSIYTECAEYETLVNFGESIIPHVMLQYANDIKLQIEPNAVSRASGIGRGVLFWYELLHELVWGCKTGGQTWVFEDVYNRWEGWFQGGSGVGGAPRYCGEGA, encoded by the exons ATGGAGGTGTATTATGGAATCAACACTGAAAACAGGGATAATACTATCTGGTCAACCGAAAGACTATATCTTCGTCTCTTAGAAACCTTCCCCGAATTTGTCCATGACTTCCAAGCGAAGTGGAACGACTGGCATCAAGCTATCTCGGCTGACGA CTCATCAACATGGTCGTCAGTCGCTTCCTTCACAGCCCTCACCGCACTCGGTCCCCAGATCATATCTCTCGTCGTCTACCAGTTGGCTCTTGACCAAAACGATAAGACGGCCGTACATCTCT ACTTAGCCCTGGGACCTGACAGCTCCTACCTACTTGACGTTCTCGAAAATGAAAATTCCCCTGGGTTGCAGATCTTGCGCGCCTCCTTCGACCGCAACAGGGCGGTACGCAAGACTCTCGCCGACTGGGCCGAATACTGCGAGCGAGTTTCCCACCACAGCTCGTCAAGCATATATACCGAGTGTGCTGAGTATGAGACCTTGGTCAACTTTGGGGAGAGTATTATCCCGCATGTAATGTTGCAATATGCGAACGATATCAAACTCCAGATTGAACCGAATGCGGTCTCACGTGCGAGTGGTATTGGCCGGGGTGTGCTGTTCTGGTATGAGCTGCTTCATGAGCTGGTGTGGGGCTGTAAGACGGGGGGGCAGACGTGGGTGTTTGAGGATGTGTATAAtcggtgggaggggtggtttcAGGGGGGaagtggtgttggaggggcgCCTAGGTattgtggggagggtgcttgA